One Cucurbita pepo subsp. pepo cultivar mu-cu-16 chromosome LG11, ASM280686v2, whole genome shotgun sequence DNA window includes the following coding sequences:
- the LOC111804711 gene encoding probable linoleate 9S-lipoxygenase 5, translating into MFGKIIGDALKTTGDALRTTGDVAGSVVNAGGNVIDRATDIGRIGNRKIKGKVILMRSNVLDFNEFHSTVLDGFTELLGSGIVLQLVSATHVDRHSNDPRGKVGRRAYLERWLTSLPPLFAGESVFQINFEWDEEFGYPGAFYIRNGHTSEFFLKSLTLEDVPGYGKVHFDCNSWIYPQRRYNKDRIFFANKTYLPSETPDPLRKYREEELVNLRGNGKGERQEWDRIYDYDVYNDIADPDGGDKLVRPILGGSDYPYPRRGRTGRPRTRRDPNSESRLKSVIGLNIYVPRDENFGHLKMGDFLGYALKALSSNIKPGLQTIFDLTPCEFDKFKELYNLYEGGFPIPPNVFKTFTDGLTAPMFKELLRTDGERFLRFPVPQVIKDNKSGWRTDQEFAREMIAGVNPILIRRLQHFPPLSKLDPKVYGNQNSTITEEQIKNGLEGLTVNEAIKENKLYILDHHDALMPYLKKINSTSTKSYATRTLLFLKADGTLKPLVIELSLPHPQGDEHGAISKLYFPAENGVEGSIWQLAKAYVAVNDAGYHQLICHWLHTHAVLEPFVIATHRQLSVLHPIHKLLVPHYKDTMFINAFARQTLVNADGLLESTHFQSKYAMELSSYVYKEWNFLEQALPADLIKRGVAIQDSSSSHGVKLLIEDYPFAVDGLEIWSTIKNWVAAYCSLYYKDDNAIQNDIELQSWWKEAREKGHADKKDEPWWPKMHTIAELVESCTIIIWIASALHAAVNFGQYPYGGFMPNRPTLSRRFMPEVGSKEYKELESNPEKAFLKTINSQMQCLLGMSLIEILSRHASDEVYLGQRASLEWTADKDAINAFEKFGEEVHGVEQRIMERNVNINLKNRTGPANVPYTLLIPSSTEGLTGRGIPNSISI; encoded by the exons atgtttggGAAGATCATTGGGGATGCCCTTAAAACCACGGGCGACGCCCTAAGAACCACCGGCGACGTAGCTGGGTCGGTCGTAAATGCTGGAGGGAACGTCATCGACCGTGCCACTGATATCGGTCGGATCGGGAATAGGAAGATCAAGGGGAAGGTGATTTTGATGAGAAGCAATGTTTTGGACTTCAATGAGTTTCATTCCACTGTTCTTGATGGTTTCACTGAGCTGTTGGGCAGTGGAATTGTGTTGCAACTTGTGAGTGCAACGCATGTTGATCGCCATT CTAACGATCCACGAGGGAAAGTTGGGCGGCGTGCTTATTTGGAGAGGTGGCTGACCTCACTGCCGCCGTTGTTTGCCGGAGAGTCAGTGTTCCAAATCAACTTTGAATGGGATGAAGAGTTTGGGTATCCAGGAGCTTTCTATATAAGAAATGGACATACAAGTGAGTTCTTTCTTAAGTCTCTCACTCTTGAGGATGTTCCTGGCTATGGAAAAGTCCATTTCGATTGCAACTCGTGGATTTACCCTCAACGACGATACAATAAAGATCGTATTTTCTTTGCCAATAAG aCATATCTTCCGAGTGAGACACCGGACCCTCTTCGTAAGTATCGAGAGGAAGAGTTGGTGAATCTTAGAGGAAATGGAAAGGGAGAGCGTCAAGAATGGGATAGAATCTATGACTATGATGTCTACAACGATATTGCTGATCCTGATGGTGGTGATAAACTTGTTCGTCCGATTCTTGGTGGGAGTGATTATCCTTATCCTCGTAGAGGAAGAACGGGACGACCACGAACCAGAAGAG ATCCAAACTCGGAGAGTCGATTAAAGTCGGTGATAGGGCTAAACATTTACGTACCAAGAGATGAAAATTTTGGGCACTTGAAGATGGGAGATTTCCTTGGGTATGCATTGAAGGCACTTTCTTCAAACATCAAGCCTGGCCTTCAAACTATATTCGACTTAACTCCATGCGAATTCGACAAGTTCAAAGAATTATATAATCTCTATGAAGGAGGCTTTCCTATTCCTCCCAATGTCTTTAAGACCTTTACTGATGGCCTCACAGCTCCTATGTTCAAAGAGCTTTTAAGAACCGATGGTGAAAGGTTCCTTAGGTTTCCAGTTCCTCAAGTCATCAAAG ATAATAAGTCCGGTTGGAGAACTGACCAAGAATTTGCAAGAGAAATGATAGCCGGAGTCAACCCTATTCTCATCCGTCGTCTTCAA CATTTTCCACCGTTGAGTAAGCTTGATCCTAAAGTTTACGGAAATCAAAATAGCACAATCACTgaagaacaaataaagaaTGGTTTGGAAGGACTAACCGTCAATGAg GCAATTAAGGAGAACAAGTTGTACATTTTGGATCATCATGATGCGTTGATGCCATATCTTAAGAAAATAAACTCGACCTCAACAAAGAGCTACGCAACAAGGACATTGCTCTTCTTGAAAGCGGATGGCACTTTGAAGCCATTGGTTATTGAGTTGAGCTTACCACACCCACAAGGAGATGAACATGGTGCTATTAGCAAGCTATACTTTCCAGCGGAGAATGGAGTTGAAGGCTCAATTTGGCAGCTAGCCAAGGCTTATGTGGCTGTAAATGATGCTGGCTACCATCAACTTATTTGCCATTG GTTGCATACGCATGCAGTACTCGAGCCGTTTGTGATTGCAACCCATCGACAATTAAGTGTGCTTCATCCAATTCATAAGTTATTAGTTCCACATTATAAAGATACCATGTTCATAAATGCATTTGCAAGACAAACCCTTGTTAATGCCGATGGTCTTCTTGAATCAActcattttcaatcaaaatatgCCATGGAGTTATCCTCTTATGTATATAAAGAATGGAATTTCCTCGAACAAGCCTTGCCCGCTGATCTTATCAAGAG AGGAGTAGCAATTCAAGACTCAAGTTCTTCACATGGAGTTAAACTTTTGATAGAAGATTATCCATTTGCTGTTGATGGACTTGAGATATGGTCAACAATAAAGAATTGGGTTGCAGCCTATTGCTCTCTATACTACAAAGATGACAACGCTATCCAAAATGATATCGAACTCCAATCATGGTGGAAAGAGGCTCGAGAGAAAGGCCATGCCGACAAAAAAGATGAGCCCTGGTGGCCAAAAATGCACACAATAGCCGAGCTAGTTGAATCATGCACCATAATCATATGGATTGCTTCAGCTCTTCATGCAGCCGTCAACTTTGGACAATATCCATATGGAGGGTTTATGCCCAATAGACCAACTTTAAGCCGTAGATTCATGCCTGAAGTTGGTAGCAAAGAGTATAAAGAACTTGAATCCAACCCTGAAAAGGCCTTCTTGAAGACCATCAATTCTCAAATGCAATGCCTTCTGGGGATGTCTCTAATTGAAATTCTATCAAGGCATGCTTCGGATGAAGTCTATCTTGGACAACGAGCTAGCCTTGAATGGACGGCTGATAAAGACGCAATAAATGCTTTTGAAAAATTTGGTGAAGAGGTTCATGGAGTTGAGCAAAGGATTATGGAAAGGAATgttaatatcaatttgaagAATCGGACAGGCCCTGCTAATGTGCCCTACACCTTGCTCATTCCATCTAGCACTGAAGGGCTCACGGGAAGAGGGATTCCCAATAGTATCTCAATATGA